A window of Macrococcus sp. 19Msa1099 genomic DNA:
TCCTGTAGATGTATTAACATATGCTGTCCAAAAGTTCTCTGGATTACCAGAAAATCAAGTTATAGGATCTGGTACAATACTTGATACTGCACGTTTTAGACATTTATTAAGTCAAGAGTTTAACGTTTCTCCTAACAGTGTTCACGGTTATATTATCGGTGAACATGGAGATTCAGAATTAGCGGTATGGAGCGGTACAAATATTGCAGGTAATTCACTTTATGATATTTTAAATGAAAATCCTGAAAAACAGAAACTGATAGAAGAAATATTTGTCAATACGCGTGATGCGGCTTACGAAATTATTAAAGCTAAAGGTGCCACTTATTACGGTGTTGCAATGGGCTTAATGCGTATTTCTAAAGCAATCTTAAATAATGAGAACGTTGTACTGACAGTATCTGCGAAATTAAATGGTGAGTATGGCCATGACGATGTATATATCGGTGTCCCTGCGATTATTAACAGAAACGGCATCAGAGAAGTATTAGAAACACCATTAAATACAGAAGAAAAAGAAAAGTTTGCAAAATCAGTAGAAACTTTAAAAGCGATTCAAACACCATTTTTCAGCTAAATAATTTAATCAATGATTAATTGAATGCAATGGATAAACCCTGGACGGTATGAGGAAATTTCTCCTTCTATTACTGTTTGGGGTTTTTATAAGGAGAGAATTATTGTATCACTGTTGAAAGTGACTTAAATTTTAGTTAAGCTTATTAACAATGATTATGACAAAAAGGAGGATATATATGAAAATCTCAGCAAAATCGATTTTCTTCGTTATATTAGGTTCATTAATTTTCTCACTTGCAGTGAATGTATTTATTATTCCTGCAAATTTGGGTGAAGGCGGCGTAACTGGGATGTCATTGATTTTCCTTTACAAGTTTGGTTGGTCACCCGCAATTACGACGTTAATTATGAATGTAGTCTTGCTTATTGTGGGATTTAAATTTTTATCTAAACGTTCGATGATTTTAACGATTATTTCTATTATTTCGCTTTCTGTATTTTTGAAGCTTACAGAGCCGTTACAACTTCATCTTAAAGAAGTGCTTGTAAGTACCATCTTTGGAGGGTTTCTCATTGGTGTAGGTATTGGAATGATTGTTCTCGTTGGTGGTACAACTGCAGGAACTACGATTTTAGCGAGAATTGCACATAAATATCTGGATGTAAACACTTCATATGCGCTACTGTTCTTTGATTTGATTGTTGTAGCTTTATCACTAACTGTTATTTCGGTAGAACGTGCGTTACTAACTGTGCTAAGTTTATATATCGGCACAAAGGCGATGGATGTAATGATCGAAGGATTGAACCCTAAGAAAGCCATTACAATCATCTCTCAAAACCCAGATCCGATAGCGAAGATGCTGGATGAAGATATCGGGCGAGGTGTTACAATTTTGAATGGCCGTGGTTATTATTCTAAAAGAGAAACAGATGTACTTTATTGTGTAATCAATAAGCTGCAGTTAACACGTACGAAACGTATGATTAAAAAAATTGATGAGCAGGCATTCGTAGTCGTACATGATGTACGTGATGTACTTGGTAACGGATTTATGACAGAAGACTAATGCGCTAAATATAAAACCCGGCTGATGTGTTAATAACACAACAGTCGGGTTTTACTGTGATTATGATCTATTTTGACAGAAGAGATATTTCTTAGCCTAAGGATGTATCGGAATGAATGAAAGCATCTCTGATATTTTTATTTTCTTCTTCAAATAAGGGGTTGTGGCTTGAAACGACACCATACTGTTCAGCAGATGGATCGATATATGATTTAATTTTGTTGACTGCTATTGCAGCATCGTGAAAGCAACCGGCGATTAAATTCACTTTTGCATCGTGTTTCAATATATCACCGATAGCATAAATACCATCGATATTTGTACTGCCATCTGCATTACCTGCAATATAAAAATTATCTGCACGATGAAGATTGATATCGCTTTTATCAAGGAGTTCGGAATCCATGTGAAAACCATGATTAATAATGACTTCATCTACAGCTAAAGTATAAATAGTATTATCTTGTTTTTTGATGACTGCAGAAGTGATATAGTCATCTTGAGCATTAAAAGAATGTATCCATTGGTTATTGAGCTTAATGACACCTAGCTGATCTAATTGATTGACCATTTCTTCATGGCCTTTGAAATCTTCTTTGCGACAAATGATGTGTACACTATTAGCATAAGGTGCTATGTCTCTCGCCCAGTCAATTGCAGTATTTCCTCCGCCAGATATCAAGATGTCCTTATCTTTAAATCTTGTGAGGGAAGGGACGACATAATGAAGATTATTGATTTCAAATCTTTCCGCATCTTGAATATCTAATTTTATCGGATTAATAATACCTGAGCCAATTGCAATAATAACACTACGAGAAAAATAAGAGTGCTTATTAGTGATCACTTCAAATGAATGACTGTGGTGTTTTTTTATATTGATTACCTTTTCGTTGAGATTCACTTCGGGACGAAAGGTTTTACCTTGAGTTACTAAGTCTGTCATTAGTAATGCTGCGGGTTTAGGTGTTGTGGCACCGATATCCCATACAATCTTTTCTGGATAGAGATTGAGTTTGCCTCCAAGCTTATCATTATATTCAATTATTCGGGCATCTAGACCTCTTAATCCTGCATAGAAACTTGCATATAATCCAGCTGGGCCTCCGCCGATGATTGTTACATCTTTCATATTCTCAGTTCCTTTCTGCTCAATCTTGCTATAATAAATATTATACATTAAAATATCAATATTGATAATCATTATCAATTAATGATAAGAGAGAAAGTTGGGTATCATGAGCAGATTACAAGGGAATAAAGTAACAATCAGTTACGGAGATAAAGAAATTGTAAAATCATTGGACATTTCCATTCCAGATCATAAGATCACATCAATCATCGGTCCAAATGGATGTGGTAAATCTACATTACTTAAAGGCTTATCGCGTATATTATCCGTGAAGACAGGTGAAATTATACTTGATGGAAAAAGTATTCACGAGCAATCAACTAAAGAAGTTGCTAAGAAAATTGCAGTACTTCCTCAGTCACCCGATGTAACAGATGGTCTAAGTGTAGAGGAACTTGTAAGTTATGGTAGGTTCCCATATCAAAAAGGATTCGGACGTCTATCAGCTGAAGATAAGATGGAAATTGACTGGGCACTTCGTGTGACTGGAACATGGGACTATAAAACACGTAATGTAAATGATTTGTCAGGGGGGCAGAGACAACGCGTATGGATTGCTATGGCGCTTGCACAAAAGACGGATATTATCTTTCTTGATGAACCTACAACGTATCTGGATATTTCACATCAACTTGAAATACTGGAGCTTATACAAACATTGAATCGAGAAGAAGGATGCACAATCGTTATGGTGCTTCACGATATTAATCAGGCAATTCGCTTTTCTGATCATTTAATTGCAATGAGAGAAGGTGAGATTATTAAAGAGGGTAAGCCAGAAGAAGTTCTGACGAAAGATATATTGGCGAAAGTATTTAATATTGATGCGGAGATATCTAATGACCCGCGTAACGGTAAACCGATGCTTGTGACTTATGATTTACTATGCAGACATTATATGAAAGACGTAGCTCGAAATCATGAATAGAACTTACCTCTTCAAAAATTATTTTTACTCAGGGCTTTTATTATCAATGATTTTTTTAGTTATTACGTTGTTACTTTCTTTTATGTTAGGTTCAGAAAATTATAGCCTCTACGAAGTCGTTCAAGCTGTGTTTCATTATAATAATAGTGAGGTCCATAACATCATCCGCGAAATTCGAATGCCACGTGAAGTTGCAGCGATGCTTGTTGGAATGAGCCTTGCTTGTAGTGGTGCAGTAATGCAAGGAATAACGAGAAACCCACTTGCAGATCCAGCACTTATCGGTCTGAATGCGGGGGCATTGTTATTTATCAGTATTATGTTTGCGATAGTACCAGGTGCAAACTTTATAATGATTATGTTATCAGGATTTATAGGTGCGATTATCGGTGGGACAATTGTACTTATGCTGGGAAATTCAAAGCGTGGAGGATTTAACGCGATGAAAATTATTTTAGCGGGAGCAGCGGTAAGTACATTGATGACCGCACTTGCACAGGGAGTTTCGATATATTTTAAGACGAACCAAAGCAATTTATTATGGTCAAGCGGAGGTGTAACAGGAACAACGTGGCAACATATATTTTATGCAGCACCGGTGATTCTGATTACGCTGTTGCTATTATTTATCTTCAGTAGACAGCTTACAATTTTAAGTGTAGGAGATGAAATGGCTGCAGGATTAGGCGTAAATACATCAAAGACGAGAGTGTTATTCTCAGTGCTCACGATGATACTTGCAGGTGTGGCCGTTGCTTTAGTCGGATCCCTTGCTTTTGTAGGGTTAATGGTTCCCCATATTGCTAGAATGCTTGTAGGTATTGATTATAGAAAGTTATTGCCATTTACAACGATACTCGGTGGAATCTTCGTAGTTTGGGCGGATATTATTGCACGTCAGACAGGTGAGGCACCTATTGGAGCGATTGTCTCGATTATCGGTGTTCCATTCTTTATATATCTTGTCAGAAGGGATGGGACGATGTGAACATAAATAAGATAACAAGACAGTGGTTCGTGATGATTGCACTTATAATATTATTGTTTATTGTGATTATCATCAGTATGACAACAGGCGACTTTAAAATGGCCCCCAATACTTTTTTACGCACATTATTTGGAGCTGGTGATGAAACAGAAACTATGATTCTTTATGAGTTTCGATTGCCGAGATTACTCATTACGATAATGGGAGGCGTCGCACTTGCTCTAAGCGGTGCCATTTTGCAAAGTATTACGAAGAATCCTCTTGCGGACCCTGGGATAATGGGAATCAATGCAGGGAGTGGCTTCTTCATTGCGCTGTTGATGATATTTATACCTGTAGATAGTAGCAACTTTATCTATGTGTTACCTCTTTTTAGCATGATGGGCGCTTTGATTACAATCGGTGTCGTGCTTAAATTAAGCTATGATAAAGAAACAGGTATTAATCCGGTAAAGATGATACTTATAGGAATCGGTCTTTCTACTGCTCTTAGCGGTGCGATGATGATGCTGACTTCAACTTTTAATAAAGAAGATGTAGAGTTTATATCGAAATGGCTTGGCGGGGAAATCTGGGGAGACAGTTGGTCATTTGTAATCATGCTAGGGGTAATATTGTTAATCTGTCTGCCATATATTATGCAAAAATTAACGGTACTGAATATATTGAATACTCATGATCATGTAGCGACAGGTGTTGGTGTTAATTTATCAGTAGAACGTCGTAATGCGGTGATTATTTCAGTCTTATTATGTGCAGGTGCTGTATCTGTATGTGGAAGTATCGCATTTGTAGGCTTGATAAGCCCGCACATCGCACGACAACTTGTTGGTGCAAGACATGAACGTTTTATCCCGGTGACAATCGTGATTGGTGCAATATTACTCAGTTTTGCAGATATGGTGGGACGCCTTCTCATATCTCCTGCAGGTATCCCGGCGGGTATTCTCGTAAGCATTATAGGAGCACCATATTTTCTTTATTTGATGAGAAAAAATCTATAGCCCCCACATTAATTCAATAGTATAAAATATTATATTGATGCATAATATATTATGCAAAAGGGAATGTATATTAAAAGAATGAAGTGGAGTGGGTATGATGGATAAGCATCCATTAATAAGTGCGTATACGTCTTTTGTGAGAAATAGGTCAAACGATAAGATAGGAGTTATTGGACAGCCTGATGCAGGAAAAAGTGCGCTTATCAACTTGCTTTGTGAGAGTAAAGCATATATATCTGTTCAAACGGATGCAACGCTTGATACTAAAGCTTATGCTTATAATGATTATGGTTATCTTGTTGATTTTCCAGGTGTTGGAACGGAAGTTATGACGGTAAAAAAATATAAAAAAATTATTCAGAATGTAAATATAAAGCATTATCTATATGTATTTTCGAGTAAGATAAAAGCAGTAGATATAGAAATAATTAAATATTTAGCGAAGCAAGACAAAGACATTACTTTTATATACAATAAAGTGGATACATTAATCGATGTGCAAGGTGAAGATAATAAAGAAGCGTTAATTCGTGATAAAGATGTAGAACTTAATGTGATGATGAAAGAAATAATCCATAAAAAACAATCTTATACATTTACAAGCGTAGTAGATCATACGGGTATTGATTCGTTAAAATACGTGCTGGACGAAATCTTTGTGACTGAAGAAACGTTATTTATTAGTCGATATCAAGACAATAAATATAAAGAAAGTTATTTAAATTATAAGACCCAATCCGCCTTTCCTAAATTGTTTACGCCAAGCTTTAAAACTATCCTTTTGAAAGCGAACTATAAATCATTAGAGCGCACTATAATGGAGCACTTTAAAATACAGGAAGAAGACATTATTGAACATGCACAAAAATGCATTACAATTCAGGAATTAATTGATGAATTTGAACAACAAAACTCGGATAAAAAGGTGAGCAAAGCGATGGCGCTTACTAAAATCGTGCAGCTTTTAAGAAGTTCCTTTAAAATAAAAAGTGTGAATCCGATTTCGATGGTTGTTACATCTATGCTTGAAGTTGGAATTAGCAATGCATTTCCGGTATTACAAGCTATCAGTAAGTATATGAATGAAATTCGTCAGATTGCGGATGACATGATTGTTGAAGAACAGAAAATTTATAAACAACAATAGGAGGTTATCATTTTGTGCACTAGAAAATGGTGGAAAGAAGCGGTCTGTTATCAAATCTATCCAAGAAGCTTTAAGGATTCTAATGGTGATGGAATTGGTGATATCAATGGTATCACGGAGAAGCTCGATTATTTAAAGGATCTAGGTATCGATGTCATATGGGTGAGCCCGATATTTGAGTCTCCTAATGATGATAATGGATATGATATTAGTGATTATCAAGAGATTATGCGAGATTTCGGGACAATGGAAGACTTTGATCGCTTGCTTTATGAAGTACATGCAAGAGGCATGAAATTGATTCTAGACCTTGTCATTAATCATACAAGTGACGAACACAGCTGGTTTGTAGAAGCGAAGAAGAGTAAAGATAATGAATTTCGTGACTGGTACATATGGAAAGATGGCAAAGATGATAAAGAGCCTAACAACTGGGCTAGTATATTTGAAGGATCAGCATGGGAGTACGATGCAACGACAAATCAATATTACATGCACGTATTCAGCAGAAAGCAACCAGATTTAAACTGGGAAAATGAAAACATGCGCCAAGCGATATATAATATGGTGAACTGGTGGCTGGACAAAGGTATCGATGGATTCAGGGTGGATGCGATTAGTCATATTAAGAAAAGTTTTGATAAGGGAGATTTGCCTGGAGCAGATAAGCTGGGCTACGCAGAATCTTTCGAAGGACATATGAATCAACCAGGTATTCAAGAGTACTTGCAGGAACTTAAAGAAAATACATTTGATAAATATGACATTATGACAGTGGGTGAAGCCAATGGTGTAACGATTGAAGACTCAGAAGAATGGGTCGGTGAAGAGAACGGCAAATTCAATATGGTCTTTCAATTTGAACATTTAAATCTATGGGATCATAACGTAGGTAAGAGCTTTGATATTAAAGGGTATAAAGATGTTCTGAATAGCTGGCAAAAAGGACTTGAGGATAAAGGATGGAATGCGCTATTTATTGAGAACCATGATCGTCAACGGGTGTCATCTACATGGGGAGATGATGAAGAATATTGGTATGAAAGTTCTACAAGTCATGCTGTTGTATATTTCTTGCAGCAAGGAACACCATTTATATATCAAGGGCAAGAAATAGGTATGACGAACTACCCATTTGAAGATATTATAGATTTCGATGATGTACATGCAAAGAATATTTATAATCAAGAACTCAAAAAAGGTGTACCTAAAGAAGAAGTGATTGAGATGCTAAGACGTATCTCAAGAGACAATACGAGAACTCCGATGCAGTGGGATGATACGAAAAATGCGGGATTCACGAAAGGAACACCATGGCTTAAAGTAAATCCAAATTTTGAAGATATCAATGTATTTAAACAAGAGAAAGATGAAAATTCCATCTTAAATTTCTATAAGCAGTTAATCCAGCTTAAGAAAAAACATCTTACATTAACATATGGGACATTTGATTTAATCTACCCTGAAGATACTAAAGTATTTGCATATACGAGAACGTATGAAGGTGATCAGTTTATAATCATTGGAAATTTGAGTCACGACAAAGTGACGTTGAAAAAAGATGAATCGCTTAAAATGAGTGATGAATCCCTTGTACTCTATAACTATCAGAAAGAAGAAAGATCTGAGGACATATTTACTTTTCAGCCTTTTGAGGCGCGTATATACCATATCGAAAACAGGTGACGCATTGCGTTACCTGTTATTTTTTATATTCTATAGTTTGGTATAATAAAGGTATTAAAATAGCGAGGGATATATATGGGGAAATTAGAACGCAAGAAATTATACGAAGAGATTGCCGAAGTAATTACTGAGAAGATAAAAAACGGAGAATATAGTAGGGGAGACAAGCTGCCTTCAATTCAAGCTTTGTCTAAAGAATACGGTGTTGGACAGGCCTCTATTCGTGAGGCGCTAAATGCATTACGTGTGATTGGGCTGTTGGAAATAAAGCATGGTGAGGGTACATTTGTTAAAGCGATTGAAACCTCTGCATTTACACCTGAAATAGCGCTATATGACAAGGAAGATATCAAGGATCTCCTTGAAGTGCGTAAAGTGCTTGAAATTGGATCTGTCAGAGCAGCTGCGATGCATAGATCCGAACAGCAATTGGAAGCGATACACTATACATTAAAACAAATGGAACAGGCAATGCATGACAGGGAAATAGGCGAAGAAAGCGACTTAAACTTTCATCTTTCTATTGCAGAAGCTTCTAATAATAAATTGTTAAAGCATATGTTAGTAGAAGTATCAGATAAAATTAAGACAGTGATGAAAGAAACGAGACAGATTTGGTTATTTAATGAAGAAAAATCAATTGAAAAGCTTTTTAATGAGCATACAGAGATTTTTCTGGCTATAAAAAATAGAAATATAAAACTTTCTGAGAAAAAAATGCTTAAACACCTGGAAGATGTGGAAGAAGTATTAATAGCGCATTATAAAATATAATTTTGTCACTTGCTTTTAGAAAAACGTTGCAATAGAATAGAACTATTGGTCACCGAGTCATATGATGACTGGTTAATTTCAGCTGTGGGCACACTGAAAAAAATTTGGGGGTATAACTATGAAAGTAAGCTTATTCAGTACATGTTTAGTAGATGTATTCGAAAAACGTGTGGGTATTGCAACAGTAGAATTATTAGAGAAACTGGGATGTGAAGTAGATTTCCCGGCAGCACAAGTATGTTGTGGACAACCTGCTTATAACTCAGGGTATCACGAGGAAACGAAGAAAGCTGCGAAGAATATGATTAAAGCTTTCGAGCAATCAGAAGTTGTCGTTGCACCTTCAGGATCATGTGTAACGATGTTTAAACATTATCCGGATCTATTCAAAAACGATGCAAAGTGGCAAGCACGTGCACAGGAACTTGCAGATAAAACGTATGAAGTTACGCAGTTCATTGTAGAAGTGCTAGGTATTACAAATGTAGGCGCAAAGCTTGATGGTGTAGCTACAATTCATCCATCATGCCATATGACACGCCTGTTAGGGAATGTGACTGCGCCTGCTAAACTTCTGAATGAAGTAGAAGGACTAGAAGTTGTTGAATTACCTAACTACTATAACTGTTGTGGTTTCGGTGGAACATTTGCTGTTAAAATGAGCGATGTTTCAGGTGAAATGGTAGATGAAAAAGTAGATTGCATCGTTGAAAGTGGTGCGGATTATTTAGTTGGTGGAGACTGCAGTTGTTTGATGAATATTGATGGTAGATTAAGACGTCGTGGTGTTGATGTGAAAGCTGTACATATCATTGAAATCTTAAATAACCAAGTGGAGGCGGTGACTACACGATGAGTATGAGAATAGGTAACGAAACGTTTAAGCAAGCAGTTAAAACTGAACTTAAAGATGAATTTATGCGTGGTGCTGTCAGTAGTGCGCAAGATAGATTAAGAGAACGCAAGCTTAAAACACAAGAGGACCTTGGAAACTGGGAAGAGTGGAGAGACCATTCTGAAGAGATTCGTCAACATACGCTTGCAAACCTTGACTATTACTTAAACATGCTTTCTGAGAATGTCGCTGCTAAAGGTGGTCATGTATTCTTCGCTGAAACAGCAGAAGAAGCCAATCAATATGTTCAAAAAGTACTACGTGACAAAAATGCTAAAAAAGTAGCAAAATCAAAATCAATGGTAACTGAAGAAATTGGTCTGAATGAAGCGATGGAAGCGGTAGGATGTGAAGTCATCGAGACAGACTTAGGAGAATATATTCTTCAAGTCGATGATCATAATCCACCTTCACATATCGTTGTACCTGCACTTCATCTTAATAAAGAGCAAATCGAAAAGGTCTTCAAAGAAAAACTTGGATATGATAAATCAAGTCAGCCGGAAGAACTTGCGTTATTTGCGCGTCAAAAGTTACGTGAAGAGTTTCTTTCTGCTGATGTCGGGATTACAGGATGTAACTTCGGTGTTGCAGAAAGTGGTTCATTCAGCCTAGTTACAAATGAAGGTAACGCACGTATGGTAACAACATTACCTAAAACTCAGATTACAGTTATGGGTATGGAACGTTTAGTTCCTACACATGAAGAACTGGAAGTATTAGTATCAATGCTTACGCGTTCGGCTGTAGGACAAAAATTAACAAGTTATGTGACAACTTTAACAGGCCCACGTGCGGAAGATGAAATTGATGGTCCGGAAGAGTTTCATTTAATTATTGTTGATAATGGACGCTCTAAAATTTTAGGAACGCAATTCCAATCTATTCTACAATGTATTCGTTGTGCTGCTTGTGTAAATGTTTGTCCTGTTTATCGTCAAACAGGTGGTCATTCATATGGTTCGATTTATCCAGGACCAGTTGGAGCGGTATTATCGCCATTACTTGGTGGATATGACACGTACAAAGAATTACCATATGCTTCTACATTATGTGGTGCTTGTACTGAAGCATGTCCTGTTAAGATCCCGTTACATGACTTATTGCTTGAACACAGACGTGTTATTGTTGAGGAAGAACATATGTCACCAGTTGCAGAACGTCTTGTCATGAAAGGTTTTGCACAAGGAGCTAGTCATTCAACTTTATTTAAATACGGTACTAAAGCAGCACCAGCATTAATGTCTCCGTTTGAAAACAAAGATAAAGGTATGATTACTAAAGGTCCTAAGCCTTTACAAGCATGGACAAATTCTCGTGATTTCCCAATGCCGGATGATGAAAACTTCCGCGATTGGATGCAAAAAAGATTGAAAAGAGGTGCGAAATAATGGAAAGAGGCACAATTCATAATAAAGGTTCATTCTTAAGTAACATCTCTAAAAATCTACAGCGTGAAATGCCGCAGCATGTAGAACGTCCAGAATGGCAATATCGTCCTCAAGATAAGACGCTTACAGGTCTTACGCAAGACGAACTATTAGAAGTTTTAAGACAGCAATGTAACTTCATTCATACTGATCTCGTTGAAACGACGACAGATAATATTAATGAAACATTGAAACAAGTTATTGATAAATACGGCAACGGGGAAGTTATTGCATGGAACGACAAACGTTTCGCTGATTTTGGAATCGATTTAGAAGCGCATGATGCCTTTATCTGGGATGAAGCAAAAGGTGCTGAGAACTTACAAGTCGCAGAACGTGCGAATGTCGGGATTACTTTCAGTGATGCAACACTTGCAGAGAGTGGAACGGTTGTATTATATGCGGATAAAGGTAAAGGGCGTAGTGTAAGTTTACTTCCTGCGACTTATATAGCCATTGTTCCTAAATCTACAATTGTGCCAAGGTTTACACAAGCTGCGCAACAGATGAATGCTATGATGGAAGACCAAGAAAACTTCCCTACATGCATTAATTTGATCACGGGACCATCAAATTCAGCAGATATCGAAATGAAACTTGTTGTTGGTGTTCA
This region includes:
- a CDS encoding alpha-glucosidase is translated as MILCTRKWWKEAVCYQIYPRSFKDSNGDGIGDINGITEKLDYLKDLGIDVIWVSPIFESPNDDNGYDISDYQEIMRDFGTMEDFDRLLYEVHARGMKLILDLVINHTSDEHSWFVEAKKSKDNEFRDWYIWKDGKDDKEPNNWASIFEGSAWEYDATTNQYYMHVFSRKQPDLNWENENMRQAIYNMVNWWLDKGIDGFRVDAISHIKKSFDKGDLPGADKLGYAESFEGHMNQPGIQEYLQELKENTFDKYDIMTVGEANGVTIEDSEEWVGEENGKFNMVFQFEHLNLWDHNVGKSFDIKGYKDVLNSWQKGLEDKGWNALFIENHDRQRVSSTWGDDEEYWYESSTSHAVVYFLQQGTPFIYQGQEIGMTNYPFEDIIDFDDVHAKNIYNQELKKGVPKEEVIEMLRRISRDNTRTPMQWDDTKNAGFTKGTPWLKVNPNFEDINVFKQEKDENSILNFYKQLIQLKKKHLTLTYGTFDLIYPEDTKVFAYTRTYEGDQFIIIGNLSHDKVTLKKDESLKMSDESLVLYNYQKEERSEDIFTFQPFEARIYHIENR
- a CDS encoding iron ABC transporter permease; translation: MNINKITRQWFVMIALIILLFIVIIISMTTGDFKMAPNTFLRTLFGAGDETETMILYEFRLPRLLITIMGGVALALSGAILQSITKNPLADPGIMGINAGSGFFIALLMIFIPVDSSNFIYVLPLFSMMGALITIGVVLKLSYDKETGINPVKMILIGIGLSTALSGAMMMLTSTFNKEDVEFISKWLGGEIWGDSWSFVIMLGVILLICLPYIMQKLTVLNILNTHDHVATGVGVNLSVERRNAVIISVLLCAGAVSVCGSIAFVGLISPHIARQLVGARHERFIPVTIVIGAILLSFADMVGRLLISPAGIPAGILVSIIGAPYFLYLMRKNL
- a CDS encoding (Fe-S)-binding protein; this encodes MKVSLFSTCLVDVFEKRVGIATVELLEKLGCEVDFPAAQVCCGQPAYNSGYHEETKKAAKNMIKAFEQSEVVVAPSGSCVTMFKHYPDLFKNDAKWQARAQELADKTYEVTQFIVEVLGITNVGAKLDGVATIHPSCHMTRLLGNVTAPAKLLNEVEGLEVVELPNYYNCCGFGGTFAVKMSDVSGEMVDEKVDCIVESGADYLVGGDCSCLMNIDGRLRRRGVDVKAVHIIEILNNQVEAVTTR
- a CDS encoding iron ABC transporter permease — translated: MNRTYLFKNYFYSGLLLSMIFLVITLLLSFMLGSENYSLYEVVQAVFHYNNSEVHNIIREIRMPREVAAMLVGMSLACSGAVMQGITRNPLADPALIGLNAGALLFISIMFAIVPGANFIMIMLSGFIGAIIGGTIVLMLGNSKRGGFNAMKIILAGAAVSTLMTALAQGVSIYFKTNQSNLLWSSGGVTGTTWQHIFYAAPVILITLLLLFIFSRQLTILSVGDEMAAGLGVNTSKTRVLFSVLTMILAGVAVALVGSLAFVGLMVPHIARMLVGIDYRKLLPFTTILGGIFVVWADIIARQTGEAPIGAIVSIIGVPFFIYLVRRDGTM
- a CDS encoding L-lactate dehydrogenase; its protein translation is MEKFKGNKVVLVGNGAVGSSYAFAMLNQGACDEFVIIDLNEDKAKGDAMDLNHGVVYAPSPMQVKYGTYEDCHDASLIVICAGAAQKPGETRLDLVGKNMKIFKSIVDEIMKSGFDGIFLIATNPVDVLTYAVQKFSGLPENQVIGSGTILDTARFRHLLSQEFNVSPNSVHGYIIGEHGDSELAVWSGTNIAGNSLYDILNENPEKQKLIEEIFVNTRDAAYEIIKAKGATYYGVAMGLMRISKAILNNENVVLTVSAKLNGEYGHDDVYIGVPAIINRNGIREVLETPLNTEEKEKFAKSVETLKAIQTPFFS
- a CDS encoding FadR/GntR family transcriptional regulator; the protein is MGKLERKKLYEEIAEVITEKIKNGEYSRGDKLPSIQALSKEYGVGQASIREALNALRVIGLLEIKHGEGTFVKAIETSAFTPEIALYDKEDIKDLLEVRKVLEIGSVRAAAMHRSEQQLEAIHYTLKQMEQAMHDREIGEESDLNFHLSIAEASNNKLLKHMLVEVSDKIKTVMKETRQIWLFNEEKSIEKLFNEHTEIFLAIKNRNIKLSEKKMLKHLEDVEEVLIAHYKI
- a CDS encoding ABC transporter ATP-binding protein yields the protein MSRLQGNKVTISYGDKEIVKSLDISIPDHKITSIIGPNGCGKSTLLKGLSRILSVKTGEIILDGKSIHEQSTKEVAKKIAVLPQSPDVTDGLSVEELVSYGRFPYQKGFGRLSAEDKMEIDWALRVTGTWDYKTRNVNDLSGGQRQRVWIAMALAQKTDIIFLDEPTTYLDISHQLEILELIQTLNREEGCTIVMVLHDINQAIRFSDHLIAMREGEIIKEGKPEEVLTKDILAKVFNIDAEISNDPRNGKPMLVTYDLLCRHYMKDVARNHE
- a CDS encoding YitT family protein, encoding MKISAKSIFFVILGSLIFSLAVNVFIIPANLGEGGVTGMSLIFLYKFGWSPAITTLIMNVVLLIVGFKFLSKRSMILTIISIISLSVFLKLTEPLQLHLKEVLVSTIFGGFLIGVGIGMIVLVGGTTAGTTILARIAHKYLDVNTSYALLFFDLIVVALSLTVISVERALLTVLSLYIGTKAMDVMIEGLNPKKAITIISQNPDPIAKMLDEDIGRGVTILNGRGYYSKRETDVLYCVINKLQLTRTKRMIKKIDEQAFVVVHDVRDVLGNGFMTED
- a CDS encoding GTPase domain-containing protein, which codes for MMDKHPLISAYTSFVRNRSNDKIGVIGQPDAGKSALINLLCESKAYISVQTDATLDTKAYAYNDYGYLVDFPGVGTEVMTVKKYKKIIQNVNIKHYLYVFSSKIKAVDIEIIKYLAKQDKDITFIYNKVDTLIDVQGEDNKEALIRDKDVELNVMMKEIIHKKQSYTFTSVVDHTGIDSLKYVLDEIFVTEETLFISRYQDNKYKESYLNYKTQSAFPKLFTPSFKTILLKANYKSLERTIMEHFKIQEEDIIEHAQKCITIQELIDEFEQQNSDKKVSKAMALTKIVQLLRSSFKIKSVNPISMVVTSMLEVGISNAFPVLQAISKYMNEIRQIADDMIVEEQKIYKQQ
- a CDS encoding NAD(P)/FAD-dependent oxidoreductase translates to MKDVTIIGGGPAGLYASFYAGLRGLDARIIEYNDKLGGKLNLYPEKIVWDIGATTPKPAALLMTDLVTQGKTFRPEVNLNEKVINIKKHHSHSFEVITNKHSYFSRSVIIAIGSGIINPIKLDIQDAERFEINNLHYVVPSLTRFKDKDILISGGGNTAIDWARDIAPYANSVHIICRKEDFKGHEEMVNQLDQLGVIKLNNQWIHSFNAQDDYITSAVIKKQDNTIYTLAVDEVIINHGFHMDSELLDKSDINLHRADNFYIAGNADGSTNIDGIYAIGDILKHDAKVNLIAGCFHDAAIAVNKIKSYIDPSAEQYGVVSSHNPLFEEENKNIRDAFIHSDTSLG